One window of Acidobacteriota bacterium genomic DNA carries:
- a CDS encoding SpoIIE family protein phosphatase: MLSEHTRATLLRTLAGRAFLVAAAVKLVLAAAGVVRPLPDGLAFVEAVATLVILGVLLLFVWRLARALRRRLLWRVRRKLILSYIFIGFVPALLIAMFFLVGAFLLFLNLSSYLFSDGYGSLLNTVQLMTGTTAAELSRTRNIEQGGGAILERRRNNLRNRYPEMSLAIVPLRPGHGTVLAAGPWRHLEPPDAIPDWVIKRGEFRGTLAMVHEDAPNEPELVLRAVQLPEGADPAYAVVVDLPFDGEVIEALNDQTGIRVGGITITANQTTRARPLLGRLRRAASAIVQPRPADAAQTAEGGTSPGIWERSVAFLEYVDWQTGASGRASLSLDVTPRSLYARISGAHPAFGGSPLGQTFVVILVGIAALFVIIQLVALTMGVALARSITGAVHEMFAGTERVRQGDFTHRIAVKTQDQLGELAASFNTMTESIEHLLQTEAEKKRLEEELRIAREIQMSLLPRGPLSMPGLEVTALCVPAREVGGDYYDFFPLGEGRVAILVADVSGKGTSAALYMAELKGLLLSLAQRHQSPRELLIEVNRILSDNLDSRSFITMTYAVFDLNTATMTYCRAGHTPMIYLPARGPRRGLAQALLPGGLVVGLRIDGIGEKFTALLEEEHVPLDRGDVFVLYTDGVTEAMDGDQELFGEARLRRIVEEHGHLRSAELRERILREVESFVGEADQHDDLTLILVKVVDVGTPASMPEREVAVS; encoded by the coding sequence ATGCTGAGTGAGCACACGCGCGCGACGTTGCTGCGCACGCTCGCCGGCCGCGCCTTCCTCGTCGCGGCGGCGGTGAAGCTGGTGCTCGCGGCCGCCGGCGTCGTCCGGCCGCTGCCGGACGGGCTCGCGTTCGTCGAGGCCGTCGCCACGCTCGTCATCCTCGGCGTGCTGCTGCTGTTCGTGTGGCGGCTCGCGCGCGCGTTGCGCCGGCGCCTGCTCTGGCGCGTGCGGCGCAAGTTGATCCTCTCCTACATCTTCATCGGGTTCGTGCCGGCGCTGCTCATCGCGATGTTCTTCCTGGTGGGCGCGTTCCTCCTGTTTCTCAATCTCAGCTCGTATCTGTTCAGCGACGGCTACGGCAGCCTGCTGAACACCGTGCAGTTGATGACGGGCACCACGGCCGCCGAGCTGTCGCGCACGCGGAATATCGAACAGGGCGGCGGGGCGATACTCGAGCGCCGCCGCAACAACCTGCGCAACCGGTATCCCGAGATGTCGCTCGCGATCGTCCCGCTCCGCCCGGGGCACGGCACGGTGCTGGCGGCGGGCCCGTGGCGCCATCTCGAGCCGCCCGACGCCATCCCTGACTGGGTGATCAAGCGCGGCGAGTTCCGCGGCACGCTGGCCATGGTGCACGAGGACGCGCCGAACGAGCCTGAGCTGGTGCTCCGCGCGGTGCAGCTGCCCGAGGGAGCCGACCCCGCGTACGCCGTCGTGGTGGACCTGCCGTTTGACGGCGAGGTGATCGAAGCGCTCAACGATCAAACCGGGATTCGCGTGGGCGGGATCACCATCACGGCGAACCAGACCACGCGCGCCCGCCCGTTGCTGGGGCGGCTGCGCCGCGCCGCGAGCGCAATCGTGCAGCCCCGGCCGGCCGACGCGGCGCAGACGGCCGAAGGCGGGACCTCGCCCGGGATCTGGGAGCGCAGCGTCGCCTTTCTCGAGTACGTTGACTGGCAGACCGGCGCGTCGGGACGGGCGTCGCTGAGCCTCGACGTGACGCCCCGCAGCCTGTACGCGCGGATCTCCGGCGCGCACCCGGCCTTCGGCGGGTCGCCTCTCGGCCAGACCTTCGTCGTCATCCTGGTCGGCATCGCGGCGCTGTTTGTCATCATCCAGCTCGTGGCCCTGACGATGGGGGTCGCGCTGGCGCGGTCGATCACGGGCGCCGTGCACGAGATGTTCGCCGGGACCGAGCGCGTGCGGCAGGGGGATTTCACGCATCGCATCGCGGTGAAGACACAGGATCAGCTCGGCGAGCTGGCCGCGTCGTTCAACACGATGACCGAGAGCATCGAGCACCTCCTGCAGACCGAGGCGGAGAAGAAGCGGCTGGAAGAAGAGCTGCGGATCGCGCGCGAGATCCAGATGTCGCTCCTGCCGCGCGGCCCGCTGTCGATGCCCGGCCTGGAGGTCACCGCGCTCTGCGTGCCCGCGCGCGAGGTCGGAGGGGACTACTACGACTTCTTCCCGCTCGGGGAGGGACGCGTGGCGATTCTCGTCGCCGACGTGTCCGGCAAGGGCACGTCGGCGGCGCTCTACATGGCGGAGCTGAAGGGCCTGCTCCTGTCGCTCGCCCAGCGCCACCAGTCCCCTCGGGAACTGCTGATCGAGGTCAACCGCATCCTGTCGGACAACCTGGACAGCCGCAGCTTCATCACCATGACGTATGCGGTGTTCGATCTGAACACCGCGACGATGACGTACTGCCGCGCGGGGCACACGCCGATGATCTACCTGCCGGCACGCGGGCCCAGGCGCGGGCTCGCGCAGGCGCTTCTGCCCGGCGGGCTCGTCGTGGGGCTGCGCATCGACGGGATCGGCGAGAAGTTCACCGCGCTGCTCGAGGAAGAGCACGTGCCGCTGGATCGCGGCGACGTGTTCGTGCTGTACACCGACGGCGTGACCGAGGCGATGGATGGCGACCAGGAGCTGTTCGGCGAGGCGCGCCTGCGACGGATCGTCGAGGAGCACGGCCACCTGCGGTCGGCGGAGCTGCGCGAGCGGATCCTGCGCGAGGTGGAGTCGTTTGTGGGCGAGGCGGACCAGCACGACGACCTGACGCTCATCCTCGTGAAGGTGGTGGATGTGGGGACGCCGGCGTCAATGCCGGAGCGCGAGGTCGCGGTCTCGTGA
- a CDS encoding PLP-dependent transferase, protein MKLTNDARFSTVCIHAGQQPDSATGAIITPIYQTSTYVQESLGHHKGFEYARTQNPTRAALEANIAAIEGGKAAYAFASGMAAISAIASLLKAGDHVVVTDNTYGGTYRLFERVLTRYQLAFTYVDTSRQELIERALRPETRMLFLETPTNPVMRLADIARAADLARARKVRLVVDNTFASPVNQRPIGLGADLVVHSTTKYLNGHSDSVGGVVVATRDEDIDWLQFIQNSAGGILGPFDSWLVLRGTKTLAVRMAVHNANGLALARFLARQKKVKSVLYPGLPQHPQHDLAKRQMHGFGGMLSFEVESFEKARTLVNSLRLMALAESLGGVETLVSHPATMTHASVPAERRAQIGITDEMVRISAGIEDIADLEADLQQALDRA, encoded by the coding sequence GTGAAGCTCACCAACGACGCGAGATTCTCCACCGTTTGCATCCACGCCGGACAGCAGCCCGATTCAGCGACGGGCGCGATCATCACGCCGATCTACCAGACGTCCACCTACGTCCAGGAATCGCTGGGCCACCACAAGGGTTTCGAGTACGCGCGCACGCAGAACCCCACGCGCGCGGCGCTCGAGGCGAACATTGCCGCCATCGAGGGAGGCAAGGCGGCGTACGCGTTCGCCTCAGGCATGGCGGCGATCAGCGCGATCGCCAGCCTCCTCAAAGCCGGCGACCACGTCGTCGTCACCGACAATACATACGGCGGGACGTACCGCTTGTTCGAGCGCGTGCTGACGCGGTACCAGCTCGCGTTCACCTACGTGGACACGTCCCGGCAAGAGCTCATCGAGCGGGCGCTCCGCCCGGAGACGCGGATGCTGTTCCTCGAGACGCCGACCAACCCGGTCATGCGACTGGCCGACATCGCCCGCGCGGCCGACCTCGCGCGCGCCAGGAAGGTGCGGCTCGTCGTCGACAACACGTTCGCCAGCCCGGTCAACCAGCGGCCGATCGGGCTCGGGGCAGACCTGGTCGTGCACAGCACGACGAAGTATCTCAACGGCCACTCGGACAGCGTCGGCGGCGTCGTCGTGGCCACGAGGGACGAGGATATCGACTGGTTGCAGTTCATCCAGAACTCCGCCGGCGGCATCCTCGGGCCGTTCGACTCATGGCTGGTGCTGCGCGGCACCAAGACGCTCGCGGTGCGGATGGCCGTGCACAACGCGAACGGCCTGGCGCTCGCGCGGTTTCTCGCGCGGCAGAAGAAGGTGAAGTCTGTCCTCTACCCCGGGCTCCCGCAGCATCCGCAACACGATCTGGCCAAGAGACAGATGCACGGATTCGGTGGGATGCTGTCGTTCGAGGTGGAGAGCTTTGAGAAAGCGCGGACGCTCGTGAACAGCCTGAGGCTGATGGCGCTGGCCGAAAGCCTCGGGGGGGTCGAGACGCTCGTCAGCCATCCGGCGACGATGACGCACGCCTCGGTCCCGGCGGAGCGCCGCGCGCAAATCGGCATCACGGATGAAATGGTCCGCATTTCGGCCGGCATCGAGGACATCGCCGATCTCGAAGCGGACCTCCAGCAGGCCCTGGATCGCGCCTGA
- a CDS encoding DedA family protein: protein MKWLRALYDWTMKWADTPQSLWALFFIAFAESSVFPIPPDVLLIAIVASNTRRWLTAAAVCTGGSVTGAMLGYAIGWGFMATLGQGIIDFYQARHYWDRVVTLYQGEWGVWFLAAAAFTPIPYKVATIAAGATQMPFVPFVLVSTVGRAGRFFLVAAILRVFGGAVRARLEKNFDLAAALFMVLLVGGFVVLKYLF, encoded by the coding sequence ATGAAGTGGCTCAGGGCTTTATACGACTGGACAATGAAGTGGGCCGACACGCCGCAGAGCCTGTGGGCCCTCTTCTTCATCGCGTTCGCGGAATCGTCGGTCTTCCCCATTCCGCCCGACGTCCTGCTCATTGCAATTGTCGCGTCGAACACGCGCCGGTGGCTGACGGCGGCGGCAGTCTGCACCGGCGGGTCGGTGACGGGCGCCATGCTCGGGTACGCGATCGGCTGGGGCTTCATGGCCACGTTGGGCCAGGGGATCATCGATTTCTACCAGGCCCGGCACTACTGGGATCGCGTGGTGACGCTCTATCAGGGGGAATGGGGCGTGTGGTTCCTGGCGGCCGCGGCGTTCACGCCGATCCCGTACAAAGTGGCCACCATCGCGGCTGGCGCGACGCAGATGCCGTTCGTGCCATTCGTGCTGGTCAGCACCGTCGGGCGCGCCGGGCGCTTCTTCCTCGTCGCGGCCATCCTGCGCGTCTTTGGCGGGGCCGTGCGCGCCAGGCTGGAGAAGAACTTCGATCTCGCCGCGGCGCTCTTCATGGTGCTGCTCGTCGGCGGGTTCGTCGTGCTGAAGTACCTGTTCTGA
- a CDS encoding divalent-cation tolerance protein CutA, with product MDSEYVIALTTFPADQDAVEFARILVDERLAACVNICPEMVSIYRWQGAVEQDRERQVIIKTTQARVLALWERIRALHTYDVPEFVVLPVADGSDAYLRWIAESTTG from the coding sequence ATGGATTCCGAATACGTGATCGCGCTGACCACCTTCCCGGCCGACCAGGATGCGGTGGAGTTCGCGCGCATTCTCGTGGACGAACGGCTGGCGGCGTGCGTCAACATCTGCCCGGAGATGGTGTCGATCTACCGCTGGCAGGGGGCCGTCGAGCAGGATCGCGAACGCCAGGTGATTATCAAGACCACGCAGGCGCGCGTCCTCGCGCTCTGGGAACGCATCCGCGCGCTCCATACCTACGACGTGCCCGAGTTCGTCGTGCTGCCGGTGGCCGACGGCAGCGACGCCTACCTGCGGTGGATCGCGGAGTCGACGACCGGCTGA
- a CDS encoding septum formation initiator family protein, which yields MAARQTPSRRPHSPADPAFKRATKFQPKPGRRGVAPRLVRWVLLLLSGVIIIDALFGDRGLLDTMRAQREYAALEAHVARVKAENVRLRAEARRLKEDPLAIETIARDELGLVYPGETLFIIRDAAPPPLR from the coding sequence ATGGCCGCCCGGCAGACCCCCTCGCGCCGTCCCCACTCCCCAGCCGACCCTGCCTTCAAGCGGGCGACGAAGTTCCAGCCGAAGCCGGGCCGGCGGGGCGTGGCGCCGCGCCTGGTCCGCTGGGTGCTGCTGCTCCTCTCGGGCGTCATCATCATCGATGCGCTGTTCGGCGACCGTGGGCTGCTGGACACCATGCGGGCGCAGCGCGAGTATGCGGCGCTCGAGGCGCACGTCGCCCGCGTCAAGGCCGAAAACGTGCGCCTGCGCGCCGAAGCCAGGCGGCTCAAGGAAGACCCGCTCGCCATTGAGACGATCGCCCGCGACGAGCTGGGGCTCGTCTACCCCGGCGAGACGCTGTTCATCATCCGGGATGCCGCACCCCCGCCGCTCCGCTAG
- a CDS encoding ABC transporter permease — MRVTRSLRLIARRLLRTPFFSFVSVLTLAVGIGATTAIFSVVYGVLLKPLPFNEPDRLVGVWHTAPGLGFPNVNQSPSTYLTYREEGRVFEDSGLWDNGAAAVTGQGEPEQLDVLYVTDGTLPVLRVQPVLGRRFDAHDDSPGTPETVMLTYPYWQRKFAGDRSVVGRRLIVENTPREIIGVLPQSFRFLNYNPQLILPLRINRAEVFVGNFSFQGVARLKPGVTIEQANADLARLIPRIMDKFPLPAGFSRKMFADIRLGPNVRPLAQDVIGDAGRMLWVLLGTVGIVLLIACANVANLFLVRAEGRQQELAIRAAMGAGAGRIARDLLLESVLLGLAGGIAGLALAAAGLRLLVAVAPEGLPRLNEIGVDPIVLLFTLAVSLLAGVLFGLLPAIRFARPRLTAALKDGGRGSSDGRERHRLRGALVVSEIALALVLLVASALMVRTFQVMRSVNPGFVDPEEVLTLRISVPDTLIPDTTQSARTHHAIAERLRQIPGVRSVGVSSSVTMDGHDSNDPVFVEDFPRADGSMPPIRRFKWIGEGYFETMGNRVIAGRALTWSDAYDLRPVCVVTENFAREHWKQPAAAVGRRIRNAPNNPWREIVGVVGDERDNGVTVPAPAIVYWPLLLKDFWVPELTTRRALTYAIRSDRLNSPTFLEEIQRAVWSVNRNLPLASVQTLEEIASESMAQTSFAVVMLAIAAGVALLLGVVGIYAIVAYIAAQRTREIGIRVALGAQRGDVSRLFVREGLALLAAGVAIGLAAAAGLTRLMGSLLFGVSATDPLTYAAVTAGLGAVVIVASYLPARRAASIDPLLALKSEAC, encoded by the coding sequence ATGCGTGTGACCCGCAGCCTGCGCCTCATCGCGCGGCGCCTCCTCCGTACGCCGTTCTTTTCGTTCGTGTCCGTCCTGACCCTCGCCGTGGGTATCGGCGCGACGACGGCGATCTTCTCGGTGGTGTACGGCGTACTTCTCAAGCCGCTGCCGTTCAATGAGCCCGACCGGCTCGTGGGCGTCTGGCACACGGCGCCGGGGCTCGGGTTCCCGAATGTCAACCAGTCGCCGTCCACTTACCTCACGTATCGCGAAGAAGGCCGGGTCTTCGAAGATTCCGGACTGTGGGACAACGGCGCGGCGGCGGTCACGGGCCAGGGAGAGCCCGAGCAGCTGGACGTGCTCTACGTCACCGACGGGACGCTGCCGGTGCTGCGCGTGCAGCCGGTGCTGGGGCGCCGGTTCGACGCACACGACGACTCGCCGGGCACGCCCGAAACGGTGATGCTCACCTATCCGTACTGGCAGCGGAAGTTCGCCGGCGATCGCTCCGTCGTCGGCCGGCGCCTGATTGTCGAGAACACGCCGCGCGAGATCATCGGCGTGCTGCCGCAGTCGTTCCGGTTTCTGAACTACAACCCGCAGTTGATCCTGCCGTTGCGCATCAACCGCGCCGAGGTGTTCGTCGGCAACTTCAGCTTCCAGGGGGTGGCGCGGCTGAAGCCCGGCGTGACGATCGAACAGGCCAACGCCGACCTCGCGCGGCTGATCCCGCGCATCATGGACAAATTCCCGCTGCCTGCGGGGTTCAGCCGCAAGATGTTCGCGGATATCCGGCTCGGCCCGAACGTCCGGCCGCTCGCGCAGGACGTGATTGGCGACGCCGGGCGCATGCTGTGGGTGCTGCTCGGCACGGTTGGCATCGTGCTGCTCATCGCGTGCGCCAACGTCGCGAACCTGTTCCTGGTGCGGGCGGAGGGGCGGCAGCAGGAGCTGGCGATTCGCGCGGCGATGGGCGCCGGCGCCGGCCGCATCGCGCGGGATCTGCTCCTGGAGAGCGTTCTCCTCGGTCTTGCCGGCGGCATCGCCGGGCTGGCGCTGGCCGCCGCCGGTCTCCGGCTCCTGGTGGCCGTTGCGCCGGAGGGGCTGCCAAGGCTGAATGAGATTGGCGTCGATCCGATCGTGCTGCTGTTCACGCTCGCAGTCTCGCTCCTCGCGGGTGTTCTCTTCGGCCTCCTGCCCGCGATTCGGTTCGCGCGTCCGCGGCTCACCGCGGCGCTGAAGGACGGTGGGCGCGGGTCGAGCGACGGCCGCGAGCGGCACCGCCTGCGCGGTGCCCTCGTCGTGTCCGAGATCGCGCTCGCGCTGGTGCTGCTGGTGGCGTCCGCGCTGATGGTGCGCACCTTCCAGGTGATGCGCAGCGTCAACCCCGGCTTTGTCGATCCCGAAGAGGTGCTCACTCTTCGCATCTCGGTGCCGGACACGCTCATTCCCGACACGACGCAGTCGGCGCGGACGCACCACGCGATCGCCGAGCGCCTGCGGCAGATTCCCGGGGTGAGGTCGGTGGGCGTCTCTTCTTCGGTCACGATGGACGGTCACGACAGCAACGACCCGGTCTTCGTCGAGGACTTTCCGCGCGCCGACGGCAGCATGCCGCCGATCCGCCGGTTCAAGTGGATTGGCGAAGGCTACTTCGAGACAATGGGCAATCGCGTGATCGCGGGGCGGGCGCTCACGTGGAGCGACGCGTACGACCTGCGGCCCGTGTGCGTCGTCACCGAGAACTTCGCCCGCGAGCACTGGAAGCAGCCCGCCGCCGCGGTGGGCCGGCGCATCCGCAACGCTCCGAACAATCCCTGGCGAGAGATCGTCGGCGTGGTGGGCGACGAGCGCGACAACGGCGTGACCGTGCCGGCGCCTGCCATCGTCTACTGGCCGCTGCTGCTCAAGGACTTCTGGGTGCCCGAGTTGACGACCCGGCGCGCGCTGACCTACGCGATCCGGTCGGACCGGCTGAACTCCCCGACGTTCCTCGAGGAGATCCAGCGCGCCGTCTGGAGCGTCAACCGCAACCTGCCGCTCGCCAGCGTGCAGACGCTGGAGGAGATCGCGTCCGAGTCCATGGCGCAGACGTCCTTCGCCGTGGTGATGCTCGCCATTGCGGCCGGCGTGGCGCTGCTGCTGGGGGTGGTGGGAATCTACGCGATCGTCGCGTACATCGCCGCGCAGCGCACGCGTGAGATCGGCATCCGGGTGGCGCTTGGCGCGCAGCGCGGCGACGTCAGCCGCTTGTTCGTCCGCGAGGGGCTTGCGCTGCTGGCGGCGGGAGTCGCGATCGGCCTCGCGGCGGCGGCGGGCCTGACGCGGCTGATGGGCTCGCTGCTCTTCGGCGTCAGCGCGACCGATCCGCTGACGTATGCGGCGGTGACGGCCGGGCTTGGCGCTGTGGTGATCGTGGCGAGCTACCTGCCCGCGCGCCGCGCGGCGTCGATCGATCCGCTATTGGCCTTGAAGTCCGAGGCGTGTTAG